One genomic segment of Streptomyces sp. TLI_146 includes these proteins:
- a CDS encoding FAD-dependent monooxygenase, producing the protein MSEASVPVLIAGGGLSGLSTALFLGLHGVRPLLVEKHPGTSVVMKARGQYPHTMEALRIGGVADRITAASPGGTGDFYMALAETLSGPVLRGIMTQGEMSMGHVSPEDWAMASQEHTEVILAERARELGAELAFGTELVSFTQDADGVTALLRDVATGAERTVRAAHMVAADGRKSPARRALGVGIHGRGRLGEVFRVFFDADMSGPLKGLAGGVTEARRFALFHLLQPVPGVFYTTDIPGRYGYIHGMTKDQPDFRDWTEEQCAALVRTGLGMPDLELTVAGSGRTEIVCEVADRFSVGRVHLVGDAAKVVPAPGGLGGNTAIMDGFYLAWKLAMTVRGQAGPGLLASHDAERRPVSDMIAEQQFANTVERLGPDLDDGTAAEVIHPVVQVFGYRCAQGAVVLEPGDEGELLEDPTAPTGRPGSRAPYVQLDGGGSTTALFGRSFVLLAGADATGWEQAAKTAAGRLGIEIAVHRASGWEKSYGVTPTGASLVRPDRFIAWRAADDSGTAGLEDALRTVLDRPAI; encoded by the coding sequence GTGTCCGAGGCATCCGTGCCCGTTCTCATCGCCGGCGGCGGTCTGTCAGGCCTGTCCACCGCGCTCTTCCTCGGCCTGCACGGCGTCCGGCCGCTGCTGGTCGAGAAACACCCCGGCACCTCCGTCGTGATGAAGGCGCGCGGGCAGTACCCGCACACGATGGAGGCGCTGCGCATCGGCGGCGTGGCCGACCGGATCACCGCCGCCTCGCCGGGCGGCACCGGCGACTTCTACATGGCGCTCGCCGAGACCCTCTCCGGCCCGGTGCTGCGCGGCATCATGACGCAGGGCGAGATGAGCATGGGCCATGTCTCGCCCGAGGACTGGGCGATGGCCAGCCAGGAGCACACCGAGGTCATCCTCGCCGAGCGCGCCCGCGAGCTCGGCGCCGAGCTCGCCTTCGGCACCGAGCTGGTCTCCTTCACCCAGGACGCCGACGGGGTCACCGCCCTCCTGCGCGACGTGGCCACCGGCGCCGAACGCACCGTGCGCGCCGCTCACATGGTGGCGGCGGACGGCCGCAAGAGCCCGGCCCGCCGGGCCCTGGGCGTCGGCATCCACGGGCGCGGACGGCTCGGAGAGGTCTTCCGGGTGTTCTTCGACGCGGACATGAGCGGCCCACTCAAGGGGCTGGCGGGCGGGGTGACCGAGGCCCGCAGGTTCGCCCTGTTCCACCTCCTGCAACCGGTGCCGGGCGTCTTCTACACCACGGACATCCCCGGTCGGTACGGCTACATCCACGGCATGACCAAGGACCAGCCCGACTTCCGCGACTGGACCGAGGAGCAGTGCGCCGCCCTCGTACGCACCGGTCTTGGCATGCCCGACCTGGAGCTGACGGTGGCGGGCTCGGGCCGGACCGAGATCGTGTGCGAGGTCGCGGACCGGTTCTCCGTCGGGCGGGTGCACCTGGTGGGCGACGCGGCGAAGGTGGTGCCGGCGCCGGGCGGGCTCGGCGGCAACACGGCCATCATGGACGGCTTCTACCTCGCCTGGAAGCTGGCCATGACCGTCCGGGGGCAGGCCGGCCCCGGGCTGCTCGCCAGCCACGACGCGGAGCGCAGGCCGGTCTCCGACATGATCGCGGAGCAGCAGTTCGCCAATACGGTGGAGCGCCTGGGCCCCGACCTCGACGACGGCACTGCGGCCGAGGTCATCCACCCCGTCGTCCAGGTCTTCGGCTACCGCTGCGCCCAGGGCGCCGTGGTCCTGGAGCCGGGCGACGAGGGCGAGCTCCTGGAGGACCCGACGGCTCCCACCGGGCGCCCCGGCTCACGGGCCCCGTACGTACAGCTCGACGGCGGCGGCTCCACCACCGCCCTGTTCGGCCGCTCCTTCGTCCTGCTCGCCGGGGCCGACGCCACCGGGTGGGAGCAGGCCGCGAAGACCGCGGCCGGGCGCCTCGGCATCGAGATCGCCGTGCACCGGGCGAGCGGCTGGGAGAAGAGCTACGGCGTGACGCCCACGGGCGCGTCCCTGGTGCGCCCCGACCGCTTCATCGCCTGGCGCGCGGCGGACGACTCCGGGACGGCGGGCCTGGAAGACGCCCTGCGCACGGTCCTGGACCGCCCCGCCATCTGA
- a CDS encoding antibiotic biosynthesis monooxygenase yields the protein MVVFVNKLTLIGKPEELERIYAHVAEFMEVQPGLIRYQLIRSQKEPGTYFNVAEWDSKESFDTALAEPEFRARLKALGTVIKGEPHLSDVVVEGVAREAGAAR from the coding sequence GTGGTCGTCTTCGTCAACAAGCTGACGCTCATCGGCAAGCCCGAGGAGCTGGAGCGGATCTACGCGCACGTCGCCGAGTTCATGGAGGTGCAGCCCGGTCTGATCCGCTACCAGCTGATCCGCTCCCAGAAGGAGCCGGGCACCTACTTCAACGTGGCCGAGTGGGACAGCAAGGAGTCCTTCGACACGGCGCTGGCCGAGCCCGAGTTCCGGGCCCGCCTCAAGGCGCTGGGCACCGTCATCAAGGGCGAGCCGCACCTGAGCGACGTCGTGGTCGAGGGTGTCGCCCGCGAGGCCGGAGCGGCCCGATGA
- a CDS encoding nuclear transport factor 2 family protein translates to MTPDVAAVMASAGTHVPAVSADTYAQILQFYARHMQLLDAGEAEEWAQGFTEDGVFAQNVKPEPWRGRSHIATSMRRGVDRLAGRGVQRRHWFSMVVATPESAEAGDEEAVRTQYYAVVFETPHGGKASVYLSTTGEDVLVRRAGRWLIKHRDINHDGS, encoded by the coding sequence ATGACCCCCGACGTCGCCGCGGTCATGGCGTCCGCCGGCACCCATGTGCCCGCCGTCTCGGCCGATACGTACGCCCAGATCCTCCAGTTCTACGCCCGCCATATGCAGCTGCTCGACGCGGGCGAGGCGGAGGAGTGGGCGCAGGGCTTCACCGAGGACGGGGTGTTCGCGCAGAACGTCAAGCCCGAGCCGTGGAGGGGCCGTTCGCACATCGCCACCTCCATGCGGCGCGGTGTGGACCGGCTCGCGGGACGGGGCGTCCAGCGCCGGCACTGGTTCTCCATGGTGGTCGCGACCCCGGAGAGCGCCGAGGCGGGGGACGAGGAGGCGGTCCGCACCCAGTACTACGCGGTCGTCTTCGAGACCCCGCACGGCGGCAAGGCCTCGGTGTATCTGAGCACCACCGGCGAGGACGTGCTGGTCCGGCGGGCCGGCCGGTGGCTGATCAAGCACCGCGACATCAACCACGACGGGTCCTGA
- a CDS encoding nuclear transport factor 2 family protein: MAPPLLDIADGRLYDEIQRFYARQVRLLGEGDVDRWALTFTEDAVFEQEAPADKVFAGNAPPVRTGRAAIAAAARGAVGERRADGRVRRYLIGMLTVRPAADGAVHTRYDAVLVQTPRGGPCELHLSTTGRDELVRRGDGWLVRHRVNSHDSVAGSHTGTEQEEHHGRSDT, from the coding sequence ATGGCGCCCCCGCTCCTGGACATCGCGGACGGCCGCCTCTACGACGAGATCCAGCGGTTCTACGCCCGCCAGGTGCGCCTCCTCGGCGAGGGCGACGTGGACCGCTGGGCGCTCACCTTCACCGAGGACGCCGTCTTCGAGCAGGAGGCCCCGGCGGACAAGGTCTTCGCCGGGAACGCCCCGCCCGTACGCACCGGGCGCGCCGCCATCGCGGCGGCGGCCCGCGGGGCGGTCGGCGAGCGCCGGGCGGACGGGCGGGTACGGCGGTATCTCATCGGGATGCTGACCGTGCGCCCCGCCGCGGACGGCGCCGTGCACACCCGCTATGACGCGGTGCTCGTACAGACCCCGCGAGGCGGTCCCTGCGAGCTCCATCTGAGCACCACCGGGCGGGACGAGCTGGTCCGTCGAGGCGACGGCTGGCTCGTCCGGCACCGGGTCAACTCCCATGACAGCGTGGCCGGTTCGCACACCGGCACCGAGCAGGAGGAACACCATGGCCGATCTGACACGTGA
- a CDS encoding nuclear transport factor 2 family protein, giving the protein MADLTRERVEAAYAALMTGDRNKITEYWSEDLRFQMPGNHQFAGWFNGLDDYLQKMGKLGEACGGRIEAETQHILINEAEGVSVDIYRLDGYRAHAEEGTVSPYERLQVEGVHMLRWENGKIVEGRSALFADGVTRGNLWWSPVGTDGERTEL; this is encoded by the coding sequence ATGGCCGATCTGACACGTGAGCGGGTGGAGGCTGCCTACGCGGCCCTCATGACCGGCGACCGGAACAAGATCACCGAATACTGGTCCGAGGACCTGCGCTTCCAGATGCCCGGCAACCACCAGTTCGCCGGCTGGTTCAACGGCCTGGACGACTACCTCCAGAAGATGGGGAAGCTGGGCGAGGCGTGCGGCGGCCGCATCGAGGCCGAGACGCAGCACATCCTGATCAACGAGGCGGAGGGCGTCTCCGTCGACATCTACCGCCTCGACGGCTACCGCGCGCACGCCGAGGAGGGCACCGTCTCCCCGTACGAGCGGCTCCAGGTCGAGGGCGTGCACATGCTGCGCTGGGAGAACGGCAAGATCGTCGAGGGCCGCAGCGCCCTGTTCGCCGACGGTGTCACGCGCGGCAACCTGTGGTGGTCGCCGGTCGGCACCGACGGAGAGCGCACGGAGCTGTGA
- a CDS encoding SDR family NAD(P)-dependent oxidoreductase: protein MTGPATGADTGLAGRCVVVTGAGTGIGRAVAHAFADEGARVLVVGRGAARLAETAAGRPGIHPFAADVSTPDGPRLVVEAAVRELGGLDVLVNNAVTMRSAPLGTIEADDTHRQVATNLLAPLFLTQEALPHLEAAKGTVLNVTTAGNQRGWPGHSVYGATKAALDFLTRTWALELAPRGIRVAAVAPGPVETPIGEHAGLDAAGIERMRERQRARVPLGRVGQPEEIAWWLVHLARPEASFATGLVLPVDGGAGVVF from the coding sequence GTGACCGGCCCGGCCACGGGCGCGGACACGGGCCTGGCCGGGCGGTGCGTCGTCGTCACCGGGGCCGGCACCGGCATCGGGCGGGCGGTGGCGCACGCCTTCGCCGACGAGGGCGCCCGGGTCCTGGTGGTGGGGCGCGGGGCCGCCCGGCTGGCCGAGACGGCGGCCGGGCGCCCCGGGATCCACCCGTTCGCCGCCGACGTCTCGACGCCGGACGGGCCGCGGCTCGTCGTGGAGGCGGCCGTCCGCGAACTGGGCGGCCTCGACGTCCTGGTGAACAACGCCGTGACCATGCGCTCCGCCCCGCTCGGCACCATCGAGGCGGACGACACCCACCGCCAGGTCGCCACCAACCTGCTCGCGCCGCTCTTCCTCACCCAGGAGGCGCTCCCCCACCTGGAAGCGGCCAAGGGCACCGTCCTCAACGTCACCACCGCCGGCAACCAGCGCGGCTGGCCCGGCCATTCCGTCTACGGCGCCACCAAGGCGGCGCTCGACTTCCTCACCCGCACGTGGGCGCTCGAACTCGCGCCGCGCGGCATCCGGGTCGCCGCCGTGGCTCCCGGGCCCGTGGAGACCCCGATCGGCGAGCACGCCGGTCTTGACGCCGCGGGCATCGAGCGGATGCGCGAGCGCCAGCGCGCCCGGGTGCCGCTCGGCCGGGTCGGGCAGCCCGAGGAGATCGCCTGGTGGCTGGTCCACCTGGCGCGCCCCGAGGCGTCCTTCGCCACCGGCCTCGTGCTGCCGGTGGACGGCGGCGCCGGAGTCGTGTTCTGA
- a CDS encoding LLM class flavin-dependent oxidoreductase yields MEFGINFFPTVGPEEKPADVYFDEALRLVELAEELGYDHIKTVEHYFFKYGGYSPDPVTFLAAAAARTSRIKLVTGAVIPAFTHPLKLAGKLAMLDNISKGRLQVGFGRAFLPDEFDAFELAMDESRPRFLDGLRACQKLWSEENVVWDSEFYKFGPVTLLPRPYQRPHPRILVAAAITPSSCEQAGHDGHGLLLVPSISKREKVQEMLTLYRKAYADAGHAPGGDEVHLSYGCYLSEDSAEARAKGREYSQRTNAVMVDAVAAWGTRRSEGYAGYEAIVDKIKKSDFDKSVAENKTLVGTPAEVTERLRTIREWYGDVTISLQMISGNPPYEETVRTARLFAEQVIPNFR; encoded by the coding sequence ATGGAATTCGGTATCAATTTCTTCCCCACCGTCGGTCCGGAGGAGAAGCCCGCCGACGTGTACTTCGACGAGGCCCTGCGGCTCGTGGAGCTGGCCGAGGAGCTCGGCTACGACCACATCAAGACCGTGGAGCACTACTTCTTCAAGTACGGCGGCTACAGCCCGGACCCGGTGACGTTCCTGGCCGCCGCGGCCGCCAGGACCAGCCGGATCAAGCTGGTGACCGGCGCGGTGATCCCGGCCTTCACGCACCCGCTGAAGCTGGCGGGCAAGCTCGCCATGCTGGACAACATCTCCAAGGGCCGCCTCCAGGTGGGCTTCGGCCGGGCCTTCCTGCCCGACGAGTTCGACGCCTTCGAGCTGGCCATGGACGAGAGCCGGCCCCGGTTCCTGGACGGCCTGCGCGCCTGCCAGAAGCTGTGGTCCGAGGAGAACGTGGTCTGGGACAGCGAGTTCTACAAGTTCGGCCCGGTCACCCTGCTCCCCCGCCCCTACCAGCGCCCGCACCCGAGGATCCTGGTGGCCGCGGCCATCACGCCCTCGTCCTGCGAGCAGGCCGGCCACGACGGCCACGGGCTGCTGCTCGTGCCGTCCATCTCCAAGCGCGAGAAGGTCCAGGAGATGCTCACCCTGTACCGCAAGGCGTACGCCGACGCGGGCCACGCGCCGGGCGGCGACGAGGTGCACCTGAGCTACGGCTGCTACCTCAGCGAGGACTCCGCCGAGGCGAGGGCCAAGGGCCGTGAGTACTCGCAGCGCACCAACGCCGTGATGGTCGACGCCGTCGCCGCCTGGGGCACCCGCCGCAGCGAGGGCTACGCCGGGTACGAGGCCATCGTCGACAAGATCAAGAAGTCCGACTTCGACAAGTCGGTGGCGGAGAACAAGACGCTCGTCGGCACCCCCGCCGAGGTCACCGAGCGGCTGCGCACCATCCGCGAGTGGTACGGCGACGTCACCATCAGCCTCCAGATGATCTCCGGCAACCCGCCCTACGAGGAGACGGTCCGCACCGCCCGGCTCTTCGCCGAGCAGGTCATCCCGAACTTCCGGTAG
- a CDS encoding FAD-binding protein yields the protein METHQHRTDALVVGSGYAGSIAALRLAEAGVATIVLERGRRWQVGADGDTFATQHRPDGRASWLSPKSPLTDRTLDIYPGVLESLEGEGLTMIAAAGVGGASLLSNGTMVEPSPELFRRAFGDFLDQREMHDVWYPQARELIGCSPIPKDVLDSDFYRSSRDFMDQLERAGIPYDLVDLAVDWDAIREEMAGRRTASHIAGLNVFGVNSGAQRSMDVTVLARAEATGRVEVRPLSVVTGIRPQGDGHLVSYDELDERGRLVARHEVHTAHLVLAAGTLGTTRLLLRAKAAGHLPGLDASVGTRVGNSEVITARTGMAPNNPAQGGPCSVIVKDWQDNPHAPVTLLNFPWVDAPSDEGWITTIGASPTEPLGSFRYDAAKGDVVLNWPVEDPRAVRATHAVKHTLDRLNAATPGSRTAFNRIGTTGGNVVGGVPLGLATAADGSVRGARNLYVVDSSLLHGSSGAVPPALTISAVAARVASLLVASVTRA from the coding sequence ATGGAAACCCATCAGCACCGCACCGACGCCCTGGTCGTCGGCAGTGGTTACGCCGGATCGATCGCGGCCCTGCGGCTCGCCGAAGCCGGGGTCGCCACGATCGTCCTGGAGCGCGGCCGCCGCTGGCAGGTCGGCGCCGACGGCGACACCTTCGCCACCCAGCACCGGCCGGACGGCCGCGCTTCCTGGCTGAGCCCCAAGTCCCCGCTCACCGACCGGACGCTCGACATCTACCCGGGCGTCCTGGAATCCCTGGAGGGCGAGGGCCTGACGATGATCGCCGCGGCGGGCGTCGGCGGCGCCTCGCTGCTCAGCAACGGCACGATGGTCGAGCCCTCGCCCGAGCTGTTCCGCCGGGCCTTCGGGGACTTCCTCGACCAGCGGGAGATGCACGACGTCTGGTACCCGCAGGCCAGGGAGCTGATCGGCTGCTCCCCGATACCGAAGGACGTCCTCGACTCGGACTTCTACCGCTCCTCGCGCGACTTCATGGACCAGCTGGAGCGGGCGGGCATCCCCTACGACCTGGTCGACCTGGCTGTCGACTGGGACGCGATCCGCGAGGAGATGGCGGGCCGCCGTACCGCCTCGCACATCGCCGGCCTCAACGTCTTCGGTGTCAACAGCGGCGCCCAGCGCAGCATGGACGTCACCGTCCTCGCCCGCGCCGAGGCCACGGGCCGCGTCGAGGTGCGCCCGCTCAGCGTGGTCACCGGGATCCGTCCGCAGGGCGACGGCCACCTCGTCTCGTACGACGAACTCGACGAGCGCGGCAGGCTCGTCGCCCGGCACGAGGTGCACACCGCGCACCTGGTCCTGGCGGCGGGGACCCTGGGCACCACCCGGCTGCTGCTGCGCGCCAAGGCCGCCGGACACCTGCCCGGCCTGGACGCGTCGGTGGGCACCCGGGTCGGCAACAGCGAGGTGATCACCGCCCGGACGGGGATGGCCCCCAACAACCCGGCGCAGGGCGGCCCGTGCTCGGTCATCGTCAAGGACTGGCAGGACAACCCGCACGCCCCGGTGACCCTCCTCAACTTCCCCTGGGTGGACGCCCCGTCCGACGAGGGGTGGATCACCACCATCGGCGCCTCGCCGACCGAACCGCTGGGCTCCTTCCGGTACGACGCCGCCAAGGGCGACGTCGTCCTCAACTGGCCCGTCGAGGACCCGCGCGCGGTGCGCGCCACCCACGCGGTCAAGCACACCCTGGACCGGCTCAACGCGGCCACCCCGGGCAGCAGGACGGCCTTCAACCGCATCGGCACCACCGGCGGGAACGTGGTGGGCGGTGTGCCGCTGGGCCTGGCCACCGCCGCCGACGGCAGTGTGCGCGGCGCGCGCAACCTGTACGTCGTCGACAGCTCGCTGCTGCACGGCTCGTCCGGCGCCGTGCCGCCCGCGCTGACCATCTCGGCGGTCGCCGCGCGTGTGGCGTCGCTGCTGGTGGCCTCGGTGACGCGCGCCTGA